The genomic window TTATCAAAGGACTCGATACGGACTGGGGTCGGGATTTGGAGCAAGCGCCCCAGATTTTCAATTGCCCCTTGAGTCTTTTCGACAGATTTTTCTAGCAGATTGAACTTCTGCTCCAGACTAACACGGGCATTTTTTATGGCTAGATTGACCAGCTGTTTTTTCTCACCACGCTGAGGTTTGAGAATCTTGGTATCCACCAAGACCTTGACTGCTTCTTCATCGATATCCTGCGGAATCAGCACTTCATTGGGAACTAGATGTGATTTTTCTTGATAAAATTGTCCCACGTAGGTCAAAAAGTCCTCATCCGGATCATTGTAGTAAGGGAAGAGGTTGACATCCCGCTCGATGAGTTTTCCCTGACGGACAAAGAAAACCTGGACACACATCCAGCCCTTGTCCACATAGTAGCCAAAGACATCACGATTTTGCAAATCTTTCGCCATGACCCGTTGCTTGGTCCGAAGTGTTCCAATGGCCTGAATCAGATCACGGTATTCCGCTGCACGTTCAAACTCCATACTTTGAGCTGCCTTTGCCATCTTACCCTTAAGGTCATCGATAATTTTATCATCCTGCCCTTTTAGGAAATCAGAAACCTCCTGAGCCATAGACTTGAAATAAGCCTCATCTTTTTTACAGATGGTATGGGCCATACACTGGCCGATATGGTAGTAAAAACAAACCTTAGAGGGCGGGTTGGTACATTTCCGAAAAGGAAAAATCCGATCCAGTAGTCGCTTGATTTCATTGGCTGCCCCCACATCTGGATAGGGACCAAAGTAGAGACCCCCATCCTTTTTGACCTGACGGGTGATAATCAAGCGAGGATAACGCTCATTGGTGATTTTGATGAAGGGATAGGACTTATCATCCTTGAGCATGATATTGTACTTGGGCTTATTTTCCTTAATCAGGTTGATTTCTAGGAGAAGTGCCTCAATATTGGACTCAGTGACGATAAATTCAAAATCCACAATTTCAGATACCAGAGCCTCAGTCTTGGTATCGTGACTTCCACGGAAATAGGAGCGCACGCGGTTGCGCAGATTTTTAGCCTTTCCAACATAGATAATGGTACCGTTTTTATCTTTGTGAATGTAACAACCAGGGCTGGTCGGCAAGAGCTCTAGTTTTGATTTGATCAAGTTATTCATACTTCCATTATAGCAAAAAGGCCGTGACAGGACGAACAAAAAGCCCCACCAATCACTTGATGGAGGAGCTTTGATTTCATTTCAGATTACACCGACTTCATCTAGTCGCTACTGGTATAGAGTTCTTGAACAGCTGTCACATCCTGAGGCTGAATTCCATAGTAAGAACCTGCTGGCTGCATGACAGAAGTTGCGTTGGTATGATCCAATCCGATGGCATGCCCCAGCTCGTGCTCCGCCGTGTGCACGATTCGTTCATAAGAATATCCATAGTTTGGATTGGATAGATAATAGTGATTCAGGCGAACCGTTACAGATATAAATTGTTTGGTTAACAAATTGGTTTGACTCTCGGCTTGACCTGCTACAGCGGTCGATCCATCATTCATCTCACTTGCCACAATATCTGCCTGGCTAGGATCCGCAACCACCTCAAAGGTAAAGGCTCCCGTTTGATTCCAGTTTTTTATGGCTTCTGCATAGGCACCTTGGAAGGTTTCATCCATTTGAGGCTCAATATAGATGCGAGCTGAGGCCTGAGCCCACTTGCCTTCTGCATGTTGGTGACTGTCTGTCTGAGACAAGACTTCCAGCGTTCCCGTCTCCTTCCATTGATTCCAGCCACCTTGACCAATCTTACTCATTTTTTCAACCTGATTGACCGCAGAATGAAAATCACCTGTCAGATACCAAACCACTCCAAAGGCAATGAGCAGTAGAATGACCACAGTCCAAACCAGACGCCAGAAGAAACGCCAAATTCCCAAAAGAAATCGGAACAATAATCGAATAATCCAGAACATGACGTCCCACCTTTCATAAAAATAAGAATCTATCTTGAAATCACATTCTCCTTGATCAAGAAAGATTCTCTATTTTACTGAAGAAAGCTGAAAGAAACCTAAAACTAAGATAAACGTTCTTCCAAGACAAAGTCAATTGGTAAGGTAGCTAAAAAACGTTCCAATTGTTTTTCCCAGTAGTACCACTCGTGCTTACCTGGACTGTGACTATAGGTCACCTCAAAACCAAGCTTTTTGAGGTTTTTCACTGCGAGATTATTGGCAGAGTAGAGATAGTCTTGCTCTCCACACCAAGCCCATAGTTTGGTCTTTTTATCCGATTTCGCAGCGATAGTTTCCAGCGAATGAGGACTAGCTGTCCAGTCTTTAATCTCTCCAAAAACTCCTCGCCAGTAGGCAAGTGATCCCAGATCCTGACTTTCAGGAGAAAATTCCTGAAAACTGAGTGCACCAGAAAAACTAGCCGCATGAGAAAAACGATTTGTCGATAGAGCGAGTTTGAAGGAGCCGTAACCACCCATGGAGAGGCCTGCTATGAAAGTTTTTTCTCGCTTGCTGGTCATATTGGGGAAGAAATGTTTCATGACCTGAGGTAACTCTTCTGCTAGAGCAGTATAGTAGTTATAGCCATACTGAGTATCTGTGTACCAGCCATTGCTAGTATTGGGCATGATAACAATGAGATTGGTTCCACGCAACAAGCGCTCGACATTGGTACGTTTGAGCCAGCTATTTTGGTTTCCTGACATTCCGTGCAAGAGGTAAAGAACAGGAATATCTGTGCAATCTGGTTCAGTCACCCGACTAGCATCTGGATAGAGTAC from Streptococcus oralis includes these protein-coding regions:
- the uvrC gene encoding excinuclease ABC subunit UvrC; its protein translation is MNNLIKSKLELLPTSPGCYIHKDKNGTIIYVGKAKNLRNRVRSYFRGSHDTKTEALVSEIVDFEFIVTESNIEALLLEINLIKENKPKYNIMLKDDKSYPFIKITNERYPRLIITRQVKKDGGLYFGPYPDVGAANEIKRLLDRIFPFRKCTNPPSKVCFYYHIGQCMAHTICKKDEAYFKSMAQEVSDFLKGQDDKIIDDLKGKMAKAAQSMEFERAAEYRDLIQAIGTLRTKQRVMAKDLQNRDVFGYYVDKGWMCVQVFFVRQGKLIERDVNLFPYYNDPDEDFLTYVGQFYQEKSHLVPNEVLIPQDIDEEAVKVLVDTKILKPQRGEKKQLVNLAIKNARVSLEQKFNLLEKSVEKTQGAIENLGRLLQIPTPVRIESFDNSNIMGTSPVSAMVVFVNGKPSKKDYRKYKIKTVVGPDDYASMREVIRRRYGRVQREGLTPPDLIVIDGGQGQVNIAKQVIQEELGLDIPIAGLQKNDKHQTHELLFGDPLEVVELSRNSQEFFLLQRIQDEVHRFAITFHRQLRSKNSFSSQLDGIDGLGPKRKQNLMKHFKSLTKIKEASVDEIVEVGVPRAVAEAVQRKLNPQEEVELAQVAEERVDYQTEGNYYEP
- a CDS encoding alpha/beta hydrolase, producing the protein MAVMNIEYYSEVLDMEWGVTVLYPDASRVTEPDCTDIPVLYLLHGMSGNQNSWLKRTNVERLLRGTNLIVIMPNTSNGWYTDTQYGYNYYTALAEELPQVMKHFFPNMTSKREKTFIAGLSMGGYGSFKLALSTNRFSHAASFSGALSFQEFSPESQDLGSLAYWRGVFGEIKDWTASPHSLETIAAKSDKKTKLWAWCGEQDYLYSANNLAVKNLKKLGFEVTYSHSPGKHEWYYWEKQLERFLATLPIDFVLEERLS
- a CDS encoding M57 family metalloprotease, with the protein product MFWIIRLLFRFLLGIWRFFWRLVWTVVILLLIAFGVVWYLTGDFHSAVNQVEKMSKIGQGGWNQWKETGTLEVLSQTDSHQHAEGKWAQASARIYIEPQMDETFQGAYAEAIKNWNQTGAFTFEVVADPSQADIVASEMNDGSTAVAGQAESQTNLLTKQFISVTVRLNHYYLSNPNYGYSYERIVHTAEHELGHAIGLDHTNATSVMQPAGSYYGIQPQDVTAVQELYTSSD